The following are encoded in a window of Paenibacillaceae bacterium GAS479 genomic DNA:
- a CDS encoding Amino acid transporter, with amino-acid sequence MIANRMKRLLIGRPMKSKELEGEKLGRLKALAILSSDALSSVAYGTEQILIALMVVGFAAVWYSIPISIAVLGLLLILILSYRQTIFAYPMGGGAYIVAKNNLGTTTGLLAGGSLLIDYILTVAVSASAGTDAITSAFPSLHDNRILIATLVILFLTLMNLRGVTESASVLAIPIYLFVISIFILIISGTIRYFTGGAHPNIPEIGTTVSNVSLFLLLKAFSSGCSALTGVEAVSNAIPNFKKPADKNAAATLVMMGVILGSMFLGISLLAYWYGITPRLEETVVSQIAASTFGRGFMYYFIQGVTALILFLAANTAYSAFPLLAFMLAKDKYMPHAFMVRGDRLGFSNGIIFLAIFSIVLVVIFGGHTENLIPMYAVGVFIPFTLSQLGMMIRWIRLKPKGWGGKFAINTVGMLTTLSITLIFIFTKFSQVWLVFIFLPVVMLLFLRINRHYVKVADELRIDLATDKPVIKGSTVVVPVAGITRVVNNSIGYAKSLTDNVVAVYVGFDDESIERMEAKWEEWNPGVRLIVLRSSYRSITRPLLKFIDTVEWKTADTDHITILIPQFVTKHWWQHILHNQTGLLLRTFLFNRKDIIIATVPYHLKH; translated from the coding sequence ATGATCGCAAACCGCATGAAACGCCTGCTCATCGGACGACCGATGAAGAGCAAGGAGCTGGAAGGGGAAAAGCTGGGCAGGTTAAAGGCGCTCGCCATCCTATCTTCTGATGCGCTGTCCTCTGTCGCTTATGGCACGGAGCAAATTCTGATTGCGCTGATGGTCGTTGGCTTCGCGGCGGTGTGGTACAGCATTCCCATCTCAATCGCGGTGCTGGGGCTGCTGCTCATCCTGATCCTCTCCTATCGCCAGACGATATTCGCCTATCCAATGGGCGGAGGAGCTTACATCGTAGCTAAAAACAATCTCGGCACGACGACTGGGCTGCTTGCTGGCGGATCGCTGCTGATCGATTATATTCTGACCGTAGCGGTCAGTGCCTCGGCAGGAACGGATGCTATTACATCCGCATTTCCGTCGTTGCATGACAACCGTATTTTGATCGCAACTCTTGTCATTCTGTTTCTGACGTTGATGAATTTGCGCGGTGTCACGGAGTCGGCCTCGGTGCTGGCAATCCCGATCTATCTGTTTGTTATCTCGATATTTATCTTGATTATATCCGGTACGATCCGCTACTTCACGGGAGGCGCTCACCCCAATATTCCTGAGATAGGAACTACGGTAAGCAATGTGAGTTTGTTCCTGTTGCTGAAGGCGTTCAGTTCCGGCTGTTCGGCGCTTACTGGCGTCGAGGCGGTATCCAACGCAATTCCGAACTTCAAAAAGCCTGCTGACAAAAATGCGGCTGCGACGCTAGTTATGATGGGCGTCATACTCGGCAGCATGTTCCTTGGCATCAGCTTGCTGGCTTATTGGTACGGAATTACGCCACGTCTTGAGGAAACGGTCGTATCGCAGATCGCCGCATCAACATTCGGCAGGGGCTTCATGTATTATTTCATCCAAGGCGTAACGGCACTTATTCTGTTCCTGGCAGCCAATACAGCTTACTCAGCTTTTCCGCTGCTGGCATTTATGCTTGCTAAGGACAAATATATGCCGCATGCTTTTATGGTTCGTGGAGATCGGCTTGGCTTTTCGAATGGTATTATTTTCCTCGCGATATTTTCAATTGTGCTTGTTGTGATCTTTGGTGGTCATACCGAAAATCTGATTCCGATGTATGCAGTTGGCGTGTTCATCCCGTTCACGCTCTCTCAGCTCGGGATGATGATTCGTTGGATACGACTGAAGCCTAAAGGCTGGGGCGGCAAGTTTGCGATTAATACTGTGGGCATGCTTACTACGCTCAGCATTACGCTGATTTTCATTTTTACCAAGTTTTCTCAGGTATGGCTTGTATTCATCTTCCTGCCGGTTGTCATGCTGCTGTTCCTACGTATCAATCGCCACTACGTTAAGGTTGCTGACGAGCTGCGAATTGATCTGGCAACCGATAAACCGGTCATCAAGGGCAGTACGGTCGTTGTCCCGGTCGCTGGAATTACTCGCGTTGTGAACAATTCGATCGGCTACGCCAAATCTCTGACCGACAATGTTGTCGCTGTTTATGTTGGATTTGATGATGAGTCGATTGAGCGGATGGAAGCCAAATGGGAGGAATGGAATCCCGGCGTGCGCTTGATCGTGCTGCGCTCAAGCTACCGCAGCATCACCAGGCCGCTGCTCAAGTTCATTGACACCGTCGAATGGAAAACGGCAGATACGGACCACATCACCATTCTTATTCCACAGTTCGTGACCAAGCATTGGTGGCAGCATATTTTGCACAATCAGACGGGTCTGCTGCTCCGTACCTTCCTGTTTAACCGCAAGGATATTATTATTGCGACCGTGCCGTACCATTTGAAACATTAA
- a CDS encoding stage V sporulation protein R translates to MTQDEIRQLERAIDEITEIAVGFGLDFYPMRYEICPADIIYTFGAYGMPTRFSHWSFGKSFNKMKLQYDLGLSKIYELVINSNPCYAFLLDGNSLIQNKLIVAHVLAHCDFFKNNARFRNTNRDMVESMSATAERVSQYEMLYGTETVESFIDSVLAIQEHIDPGLVKPRQLDKSRRHEFLQKEAESAEEPRVGDYDDLWSLEKNGLQDQDVQPDPLRFPLRPEKDLVWFIEENSSTMQDWQRDIMTMLREEMLYFWPQIETKIMNEGWASYWHQRILREMDLTSEETIEFAKLNSSVVVPGRGSLNPYYLGLKIFENIEKRWDEPNEEDQRRFGHKPGRGREKIFEVRELDSDTSFLRNYLTKPLVEDLDLYIFEKKGPEWKITDKTWKNIREQLVYSRVNGGFPVLEVLNGDFNRVGELYLGHQYEGVELDLKYVERTLPHVVNLWGKPVHLETVVEDKKIVFSCDGKKTSRKFI, encoded by the coding sequence ATGACCCAGGACGAGATCCGCCAGTTGGAGCGGGCGATCGATGAAATTACGGAGATTGCCGTCGGCTTTGGCCTGGACTTCTACCCGATGCGCTACGAGATCTGCCCCGCAGACATCATTTATACGTTCGGCGCCTATGGCATGCCGACTCGCTTTTCTCATTGGAGCTTTGGAAAATCATTTAATAAAATGAAACTGCAGTACGACCTCGGCCTCAGCAAAATCTACGAACTGGTCATCAACTCCAACCCCTGCTACGCTTTCCTGCTCGACGGCAACTCGCTTATCCAGAACAAACTCATCGTTGCCCATGTGCTCGCCCACTGCGACTTTTTCAAGAACAACGCTCGCTTCCGTAATACAAATCGCGACATGGTCGAGAGCATGTCCGCTACCGCTGAACGCGTAAGCCAGTACGAAATGTTATATGGCACCGAGACTGTCGAGTCTTTCATCGATTCTGTGCTGGCCATCCAGGAACATATTGATCCCGGACTGGTCAAACCGCGCCAACTGGACAAATCGCGCCGCCACGAGTTCCTTCAAAAGGAAGCCGAGAGCGCCGAGGAGCCGCGTGTAGGGGATTACGACGACCTGTGGTCGCTTGAGAAAAATGGATTACAAGATCAGGATGTGCAACCCGATCCCCTACGCTTTCCGCTCCGCCCGGAAAAAGATCTTGTCTGGTTCATTGAAGAAAATAGCTCCACTATGCAAGACTGGCAGCGTGACATCATGACCATGCTGCGCGAGGAGATGCTTTACTTCTGGCCGCAGATCGAGACGAAAATCATGAACGAAGGCTGGGCTTCCTACTGGCATCAGCGCATCCTCCGCGAAATGGACCTGACAAGCGAGGAGACGATTGAATTCGCCAAGCTCAACTCCTCCGTTGTCGTTCCGGGGCGTGGCAGCCTAAACCCGTATTACCTTGGACTGAAAATTTTTGAAAATATCGAAAAGCGTTGGGATGAGCCAAACGAAGAGGATCAGCGCCGCTTTGGCCATAAGCCAGGGCGTGGCCGCGAGAAAATCTTCGAGGTGCGCGAGCTCGATTCCGACACCTCGTTCCTGCGCAATTACTTGACCAAGCCGTTAGTCGAAGACTTGGACTTGTACATTTTCGAGAAGAAGGGCCCGGAGTGGAAAATTACCGACAAAACGTGGAAGAACATCCGCGAGCAGCTCGTCTATTCTCGTGTAAACGGCGGCTTCCCGGTACTGGAAGTGCTGAATGGAGACTTCAATCGCGTCGGCGAGTTATACCTTGGACATCAGTACGAGGGCGTTGAGCTGGATCTCAAATATGTGGAGCGCACCCTCCCCCATGTCGTGAACCTCTGGGGCAAGCCGGTGCATCTGGAAACTGTCGTTGAGGACAAAAAAATCGTCTTCAGCTGTGATGGCAAAAAGACGAGCCGGAAATTTATTTGA
- a CDS encoding sporulenol synthase translates to MTDILQDAASSAAMLQQELLEGQSSDGAWRLCAESGVMSDAFLLILLQSLGRQEGDRELIRRVAARIAAAQHEDGGWRLYADQQKGHLESSVEAYYALLASGSHDYGDPAMVKARRYILSMGGLGEVRAMMTQVLLAMTGQLPWPRALRIPVESLLAPSWLPLSLFDLSGHARAHLVPVLMLSSGSFTLGKGRLPKLEELIAGEERSFRLPPLMPEPLAGIVNALATGHSPLYPATLKRAERYMLDRIEPNGTLLTYSTATILMIAALLSVGYPPEHGTITRALDGIRSLVWHYPQSERSHLQIADSTVWDTAMIGNSLYESGLPTAHPALQNAARYLATRQQTVEGDWKRRNPDVKPGGWGFSNINTRYPDIDDSTAALMLLKRVAGNALYWSPEAQERGSNWVWSMQNRSGGWPAFERESGSPLIGLIQFEQSAQILTDPPTVDLTARTLQWASQSGAPLPGWLAAALNEEDGSHPEMNAISKAADWLLARQTQTGSWLGRWGICYVHGTGAAMTGLLAVKAQRSAAPLYRGMNWLLSVQNRDGGWGESCSSDVAGEYRALGASTPSQTAWALEGLLAHPHAPQSEIERGISCLCSLLKANDWRSRYPAGGAFPGHVYLDYHSSRYIWPLRVLSQYQKRYGGKDN, encoded by the coding sequence ATGACTGACATCTTGCAGGATGCCGCTTCAAGCGCGGCCATGTTGCAGCAGGAACTGTTAGAAGGGCAGAGCAGTGACGGAGCTTGGAGGCTCTGCGCCGAAAGTGGAGTAATGAGCGATGCGTTTTTGCTTATACTGCTCCAATCGCTCGGCCGCCAAGAGGGGGATCGCGAGCTGATCCGACGGGTAGCGGCACGAATCGCCGCCGCCCAGCATGAGGATGGCGGGTGGCGGCTATACGCCGACCAGCAGAAGGGGCATTTAGAATCCAGCGTGGAGGCTTACTATGCCCTGCTCGCCAGCGGAAGCCATGATTACGGCGATCCCGCTATGGTCAAAGCAAGACGTTATATCCTCTCCATGGGTGGACTCGGCGAAGTGCGAGCAATGATGACTCAGGTGCTGCTCGCCATGACCGGCCAGCTGCCATGGCCGCGAGCCTTGCGCATTCCGGTCGAGTCTTTGCTTGCTCCTTCCTGGTTGCCACTCAGCCTTTTCGACCTGTCCGGCCATGCACGCGCTCATCTCGTACCTGTGCTTATGCTAAGCTCCGGAAGCTTCACGCTCGGCAAAGGGCGGCTACCGAAGCTGGAAGAGCTGATCGCCGGTGAAGAAAGGAGCTTCCGGCTGCCGCCGCTAATGCCGGAACCGCTAGCCGGTATTGTCAATGCGCTTGCCACAGGCCACTCCCCGCTCTATCCAGCCACTTTAAAGCGGGCGGAACGCTACATGCTCGACCGCATCGAGCCGAATGGCACGCTGCTTACTTATTCAACCGCAACGATCCTCATGATTGCCGCGCTGCTTTCCGTCGGCTATCCGCCTGAGCATGGGACGATTACTCGAGCGCTGGACGGCATCCGCTCCCTTGTGTGGCATTACCCGCAATCAGAGCGTTCCCATCTGCAAATCGCGGATTCTACAGTATGGGATACGGCGATGATCGGCAACTCGCTCTACGAGAGCGGGTTGCCCACAGCACATCCCGCCTTGCAAAATGCGGCCCGTTATTTAGCAACTCGCCAACAGACGGTCGAGGGAGACTGGAAGCGACGCAATCCCGATGTTAAACCTGGCGGCTGGGGGTTCAGCAATATCAACACGCGTTATCCCGACATCGACGACAGCACCGCCGCCCTGATGCTATTGAAACGCGTGGCTGGCAATGCTCTCTATTGGAGTCCGGAGGCACAGGAACGAGGCAGCAACTGGGTGTGGTCGATGCAGAACCGAAGCGGCGGCTGGCCAGCTTTCGAGCGGGAATCTGGAAGCCCGCTCATCGGCCTCATCCAGTTTGAACAGTCTGCGCAGATCCTTACCGATCCACCAACGGTTGATCTCACCGCTCGTACGCTTCAGTGGGCTAGCCAATCCGGGGCGCCGCTTCCCGGCTGGCTGGCAGCGGCGCTGAATGAGGAAGATGGCTCCCATCCCGAGATGAACGCCATCTCCAAAGCAGCCGACTGGCTATTGGCGCGGCAGACGCAAACCGGAAGCTGGCTCGGGCGCTGGGGCATCTGCTATGTGCATGGCACAGGAGCGGCTATGACCGGGCTGCTTGCAGTTAAGGCGCAGCGGAGCGCCGCACCGCTGTACAGAGGCATGAACTGGCTGTTATCCGTACAAAACAGGGACGGAGGCTGGGGCGAATCCTGCTCAAGCGATGTGGCTGGTGAATATCGCGCACTCGGTGCCAGTACACCTTCGCAGACCGCTTGGGCGCTGGAGGGGCTGCTCGCTCATCCCCATGCTCCACAGAGTGAGATTGAGCGCGGCATCTCCTGTCTATGTTCACTGCTGAAAGCGAATGACTGGCGAAGCCGCTATCCTGCGGGCGGCGCCTTTCCCGGCCATGTTTATCTGGATTATCACAGCAGCCGCTACATCTGGCCGCTGCGCGTACTTTCGCAATACCAGAAGCGTTACGGCGGCAAGGACAACTAA
- a CDS encoding catechol 2,3-dioxygenase has translation MEKQHISIDPGVSIGKVRLKVTELERSIRYYRDILGFQVLSRTDGEAILGAADAEPLVELEERPDAASVDRRSAAGLYHFAVLMPDRRSLGLVLRRMSEAGLHIGQGDHGVSEALYITDPDGNGIEIYRDRPRSEWKYDLGGNVKMGSDPVDVRGLLELAEGHEWRGLPAGTIIGHIHFHVADLQTSYNFYGGLMGFDMALDASQQMGALFISAGGYHHHIGLNIWAGQGARHPKENSVGLRYGTILFPSDEARGITAERLREGGVEVRQVEGDLEVTDPSGVTLRLSLKQAGSVV, from the coding sequence ATGGAAAAGCAGCATATATCGATAGATCCCGGTGTGAGCATCGGCAAAGTTAGATTAAAAGTAACGGAGCTGGAGCGATCTATCCGCTATTACCGGGATATTCTCGGTTTTCAAGTACTTAGCCGCACAGATGGCGAAGCAATACTGGGTGCTGCTGATGCGGAGCCGCTTGTCGAGTTGGAGGAAAGGCCGGATGCAGCTTCCGTTGATCGGCGCTCGGCCGCAGGACTTTATCATTTTGCTGTGCTGATGCCGGATCGGCGCTCGCTTGGCCTCGTGCTACGTAGGATGTCGGAGGCAGGGCTTCATATCGGCCAGGGCGATCACGGGGTAAGCGAGGCTCTTTATATTACGGATCCAGATGGCAACGGCATCGAGATTTACCGTGACCGCCCGCGCTCCGAGTGGAAATATGACCTTGGAGGCAATGTAAAGATGGGGTCAGATCCAGTTGACGTCAGAGGTCTGCTGGAGCTAGCTGAAGGCCATGAATGGCGGGGGCTCCCGGCAGGGACGATCATTGGGCATATCCATTTTCATGTGGCGGATCTGCAGACCTCTTACAACTTCTATGGCGGGCTGATGGGCTTTGACATGGCGTTAGACGCTTCGCAGCAAATGGGAGCGTTATTCATCTCGGCAGGTGGCTACCATCATCATATCGGGCTGAACATCTGGGCCGGGCAAGGTGCACGCCATCCTAAAGAGAACTCCGTGGGGCTGCGCTATGGCACGATTTTATTCCCGAGTGACGAAGCGAGAGGGATCACAGCCGAAAGGCTGCGGGAAGGCGGTGTGGAGGTTCGGCAGGTCGAGGGCGATCTCGAAGTTACCGATCCGTCCGGTGTTACTCTGCGATTGTCGTTGAAGCAAGCGGGATCTGTGGTATAA
- a CDS encoding Uncharacterized membrane protein YhaH, DUF805 family has product MNHGIIWSYKWNSFRDILNQDKIHGKGSYLLMGWFLEAIKNYAGFAGRSRRMEYWMFILFSSIFAFIISVLEALIGIPSLLSLLFALFLLVPSLSVGVRRLHDTGRTGWWSLIGFVPLIGIIVLTVFMCLDGEEQDNEYGRNPKTS; this is encoded by the coding sequence TTGAATCATGGGATAATTTGGTCCTACAAATGGAATTCCTTCCGTGATATTCTCAATCAGGATAAAATTCACGGTAAGGGAAGTTATTTGCTCATGGGATGGTTTTTAGAAGCAATAAAAAATTATGCAGGATTTGCAGGCAGATCAAGACGTATGGAATACTGGATGTTTATTCTTTTTAGCTCGATATTTGCATTTATCATCTCGGTATTGGAAGCACTTATCGGCATCCCGTCCCTGCTATCGTTGCTCTTCGCCTTGTTCTTATTAGTACCCTCTTTATCTGTTGGAGTCCGCAGACTACATGATACGGGAAGAACTGGCTGGTGGAGCCTGATCGGATTCGTCCCTCTGATTGGCATTATTGTTTTAACTGTATTTATGTGTCTGGATGGCGAAGAGCAGGATAATGAATACGGCCGGAATCCTAAAACGAGTTAA
- a CDS encoding Endonuclease, Uma2 family (restriction endonuclease fold): protein MSNPDEKKIHTYQDWLTWEGTWELINGKAYNMSPAPTSLHQFIVGELHFSLRTFFQNRSCYVFMAPFDVFFSESEDYQSPDHVTQPDLSVVCSKDQISKNGCHGAPTVIIEVLSPSTALKDFNEKFNLYQKHGVQEYWIVDPGNRTVHVYALQDGSYQVRHLYTEQETIQSIAFKDLQLPMNMLFSLEQ from the coding sequence GTGTCAAATCCGGATGAGAAGAAAATCCACACCTATCAAGATTGGCTGACCTGGGAAGGAACGTGGGAGTTAATCAACGGCAAAGCTTATAATATGTCGCCAGCTCCGACCTCATTGCATCAATTTATTGTTGGAGAGCTTCATTTCAGCCTACGGACGTTCTTCCAAAATCGGAGTTGCTATGTGTTTATGGCTCCGTTTGATGTGTTTTTCAGTGAAAGCGAAGATTACCAATCACCCGATCACGTAACACAACCTGATCTCTCTGTTGTTTGTTCTAAGGACCAAATATCCAAAAACGGCTGTCACGGTGCACCAACCGTTATCATCGAAGTGCTTTCGCCTTCCACGGCATTGAAGGACTTTAATGAGAAGTTCAATTTATATCAAAAGCATGGGGTGCAGGAGTACTGGATCGTCGATCCCGGGAATCGAACGGTTCATGTCTATGCTTTGCAGGATGGCAGTTACCAGGTGCGTCATTTATATACGGAGCAGGAAACGATCCAATCCATCGCTTTTAAAGATTTGCAGTTACCAATGAACATGCTGTTCAGTTTGGAACAATAG
- a CDS encoding putative hydrolase of the HAD superfamily produces MPIQAVLFDLDNTLVNRKKAFQNYAERFVDEFVLVVGSRNRVQVVEYIIQADRDGYRKKRELYEELLTQFTMKNPVTADTLVDYWFAEFFKHTVVMDGALELLEQLRSKEIKLGLITNGSVHSQNSKIDQVKI; encoded by the coding sequence ATGCCTATTCAAGCCGTGCTTTTTGATTTGGATAATACTCTTGTCAATCGCAAAAAGGCGTTTCAAAATTATGCGGAGCGGTTTGTCGATGAATTTGTTTTGGTAGTGGGCTCAAGAAATAGAGTTCAGGTTGTGGAGTATATCATTCAGGCAGATCGGGACGGATATCGTAAAAAACGCGAGTTGTATGAAGAACTTTTGACGCAATTTACGATGAAAAATCCAGTGACAGCCGATACTCTTGTAGATTACTGGTTTGCGGAGTTTTTTAAACATACGGTCGTGATGGACGGAGCACTGGAGCTGTTAGAGCAGCTGAGATCAAAGGAGATCAAGCTTGGGTTAATTACGAACGGTTCCGTACATTCGCAAAACTCCAAAATTGATCAGGTAAAAATATAG